Part of the Arthrobacter gengyunqii genome is shown below.
CGAGGGCGGGTTTGACACGCCCGAGGAGACCGCTGGGAACAGCGACGATTCAACGGACAGCGACGGAGAGAGCGACGGTTCCGGCGACAGCGACGGCGGAACCCCCAAGCCTTAGCGTTCCCGAACAGGGACCAAGCTTCCGGCGAAGGCCGGGCAGCCAGCCGGTGCGGCTAGCTGCCCGGCCTTTCTGCGTCCGGATCGTCGGCACCCTGGTCCTCCCCCATGGCGCCGTCGAGTCCCCGAGCGGAGGCAAAGGCCGCGCCTTGCAGGTAGGCCTTGGCGGTTTCGGTCTGCGGGTACGCATCGAGCAGGCGCCAGAAGGCTGCCGAGTGGGATGCCTCAATGAGGTGGGCCAGCTCATGCAGCAGCACATAGTCAACCACCCAGCCGGGCATTCCCTGCAGCTTGTCGGAAAGCCGGATGGTCCCGCGTGCCGGTGTAGCCGAACCCCAGCGCGAATTCTGGTTGCTGACCCACCGCACCGAGACCGGCCGGGCGGCGCCGCCCAGGTACTGCCTCGACAGCTCCGCAGCACGGCCGGCAAGCTCATCCGTTCCGGCCTTCGGATCCGGACGCTTGGTTTGGGCCGTGCGCTGTTCCAGCCTCGCCACCATGCGCTGCACCCATTCTGCTTCTTGAGCAGTAGTGAAGTGTCCGGGAATCGAGATGACTGCTTTTCCGTCCCTGAAGGCAGCATTTACCGTTCGCCGGCGCTTGGCTGAACGGCGCACTTCAATGGGAATTCCCGAGTTGGTCACGGACGGCACAGCGGTTCCGGCGGATTGGCGATGGCGCGATAAACGGGGCGATTCTCCGGAAGGCATGCCTTAACCCTAGGCGAGGCGGAGCAGCAGCTGCGCACCTGTGGATAACCTCTCCCCGCATTTGGACGCGTGCCAAGATGGCGCAACAGGCCCATCCCGCCTGCTGTTGACCGACCATCGGAGTGTTGGAGGTATCCATGCGGATCAACCCCGGATTGCATGTGCTGGCTCTCTCCGGTTCTGCCCGGCAGTACGGGCTGGGTCCGGCAGCGCTGGTCCTGCGGGGACTTCAGCAAACCGATCTTGCCTTCCTTGCCGCCCTTCGCGAGGGCCTTCCGGACGGCATGGAAGCGGCCGAAGGCCACCGTCACCATGTTCCCGCCCAGCGGGCACATGCCCTGCTCCAGGCATTGGCCCCGGTCCTTCTCCCTTTCCCGGACGCGGCCGGTACGGCTGAGCCGGCTGTCCCGGCGCTGCGCCTTGAACGCCTCAGCCGTGACAGCGACCGCCTTTCGGCCGCGTACGGCCTGAACGGATCCGTCATCCTGCGGCGCCGCTCCCGCTGCGCGGTTGAAGTCAACGGGCTGGGCCGCACCGGGTCACTGCTCGCCCAGGCACTGGCCGGGGCCGGAGTGGGAACCCTGGTGCTGTCCGATCCGGGGGTGGTCCTCCCGTCCGACGTCGGGCCGGGCTACCCGCTGACGGACCAGGGAATGCGCCGGGCGCAGGCGGTGAAACGGCACGTCTACCGCCTCGATCCCACGGTCCAGGTCCTCCTCGCCACCGGCGCCGACGGTTCCGGCCCGAAGCGGGCACATCTGGACCTGGCCGTCTGGGTGGGCACACCGTCCCTTGCCGGACGCACGGCCGGAGCCCCGGCAAGCGAACATCCCCATCTTGCGGTCACTGTGCAGGAAACCGGCGTCGACGTCGGCCCGCTGGTCGTCCCCGGGCTGACGCCCTGTCTGGAGTGCCTGGACCGACAGCTGGCGGACGGCAACAGCACCTGGTACTCCGCGGCAGACGCCCTGGGACGGCGGCAGATTGAAGCGGCACCGGCCGGAGAGGAAACCTCCGGTGCCGTTGCCGCTGCCGGAGTTGCCGCGGGGCAGGTGCTCGCGTTCCTGGACGGCGTGGTCCAGCCAGCCACTTGGTCGGCTGTGCTGGTGCTGCGGGCTGCCGACGGATACGCAGGCCTGAAAAAACTCGCGTTCCATCCGGACTGCGGCTGCAGGCTGCAGCAAAGGGGATCCCCGGCGCAGGCATCCTAGCGCGCTTTTTCGAGGGCGGCGGCAGGGCAACCGCGGGTAAGCCCGGCGATGGCCTGGTCAGGCGGGACGGCGTCGTCGGTGATGCCGAGGGGTGCCTTTTCGAGCCGCTGGGCGATCATGCCGGCGAGCATCTGCGCGTGCCCCGTCTCCTCCGCCGCAATCCCGTAAAATAGACGTCGGTACTTGCCGGGCAGGTGCGAATTCCAGGATGGGAAGCTGTACTGCATTGCTGCGGTAACTTCACCGTACTGTCCGCCGGGCACTTCCTGAAGCTTGCGTGCGCAGACGGCGTCCGGCTTCTCGGGCGTTGCCTTGAACTGACGTTCCTGCTTGTTAAAAACACTCAATATTGGCAGTAGGGGTGGAGAGGACCACCAAATGCAACAGATGCAGGGGATGCAGACAGAGGTTGGGCATGCACTGGAGAGCCATGGCGGAACGCCCGACGCCCTGGACAGCTTCTTGCTGGACCGGTTGGAAGACGTCATTCTCGCGAGCTGCGCGGTCCCGGAATTCCTGCAGAGGCTGGCCGTCCTTACTTCGGAGATCTTTTCGACGGACACGGACCCGGTACTCACCGCCATAGCCCTGCTCCGGGACCGAAAGCCCGTCTGCATGGGGTTCAGCAGCGAGCCGCCCCCGTCCGTCGAGAAGCTGGAGTATGCCTTTCGCCGGGGACCGGCGAAAGCGGCCGTGACCGACGGGGCCGCCGTGCAAATCTCCGACCTTCAAAGCGACACCGCCGGGGGTCCCTACGGCGACGTCGCGCAGCGGCTTGGCGTTCGCTCCCTGATATTCGTTCCGCTGAACCTCGACACCGAAGGGCGGGCCGGGCTGACCCTGTACTCGGCCCGTCCCCACCGGTTCGATGCCGGCGACGTTTCCCGCGCGGAGGCGTACTCCCGCCGTATCCTCAAGCCGCTCCGCATCGCCGCACGCCTGGCATCGCGGGAAGAACAGTCCTCAGACCTCAGGGCAGCGCTGGAGTCCCGCACCACCATCGACCTGGCCATGGGCATTGTGATGGCGCAGAACCGCTGCAGCCAGGATGAAGCCTTCACCATCCTGCGGTCCGCCTGCAGCCGCCGCAACATAAAGCTGCGGGACCTGGCGGCACAGGTGGTGGCTTCAGTGGGCGAAAGAGCGCCACGGACGCACTTTGATTCCTGACGCAGCCGCCCGGTCCTCCCGGTTTGCTCCCGCCAAGGTCCGGCTTCTACGCTTAAAGCAGAGGCTCAGCAGTGTGCCCAGGAACTCTTCTTTTGGAGACCCATGGACCACAAACTGCGTGTCCTCGTCCGGCTTGATGCCGACCCCGGCGACGCGGTCCTGCATGTGTCGGGCTGCCTGACGGCCGATAGCTGCCGCGCTCTGCCACCCCTGGTCCGCGAAGCCGCTGCCCTGGTGGACGGAAACCGGATCACGGTTGACCTGACAAAGGCACGGCACATCGAGCGGGAAGCTGTCGCTTTCCTGCGCAGCGGCACCGATTTCGGCAAGTCCGGACTCATGGTCAAATGCCCGGATCCGCTGCCCCAATGCCCGGCTCGGAAGCCGTCGCATCGGAGGAACCAGCCGACTCAGGAATATTTGCGCACCCAAGGTCAGTCTGTGCTGTCGTTGCCGGATTTGCCGGCGGACCCGCTGGACACCGAAACTCTGGCAGCCCTTCCTCTCCCAACGCTGCAGGCCCTGACGGACCGGGTTTTTCACCAGCTGGATTCCGATTTTCCATCTGCCTACGCCCTCGAATGGTACAGCGCGCTGTCCGGGGAATGGGCCCGTCGCACGGAACAGGACACAGCCCGCAGCACCACGCAGATGTGCGAATGAGCCCATTGACGAACTCCCCCCGCGTCTGCACGCACCGTACGCCGTCGACGTCGCCCGCACGCAGGCGGGCGGCCAGCCTCCGGAAGACGGCGGGCGCCTCCCTGCCGCGGCCGGAACCCTGCTAGTTGTCCGCCAGCACCCGCAGGACGGCCTCCCCGTAGCGCTCCAGCTTGGATGGTCCGACGCCGGGCAGGGTGGCCAAGCGGTTCAGTGACGGCGGGCGGTCCTCGGCAATCGCCACCAGCGTGGCGTCGGTAAAGACCACGAACGCCGGGATGCCCGCCTCCGATGCAGCTTCGCGGCGCCACTCCCGCAGTGCGTCGAACGTGCTTTCCTCATAGGTCACCGGGCACTCGCCGCAGCGCCCCACCTTGCGTTCGGCACCGGTCGTGAGCAGGGTTCCGCAGACGCGGCACTTGGCCGGGCCGCTGGCCTTGCGCCGGGCAGGTGCCTTGGGTGCAGCTGTCCGCTGCAGGTCGCGGGTGGTCTGCGGCCGCAGCCCGTCCAGGAACCGGGACGGCTTGCGGTTGGCACGGCCTCCGGGCGTGCGCGCAGTGGACCAGGAGAGATTCAGGTGCTCCCGGGCACGGGTGATACCCACGTACAGCAGCCGCCGTTCCTCATCCACGGCTTCGGGCGTATCCGCGAAAGAGATCGGCATCAGCCCTTCACTCAGCCCCACCAGGAACACCGCATCCCACTCCAGGCCCTTGGCGGAGTGCAGCGAGGCGAGGGTGACGCCCTGGACCGTGGGGGCATGCTGCGCAGCGGCCCGCTCGTCGAGCTCAGCCACGAAATCCATCAACGTGAAGATGGCGTCGGGGTCCTGCGTCCGGTTGGCATGCAGTTCATCGGCCAGCGACACCAGCGCTGCCAGGGACTCCCACTTTTCCCGCACGGCTCCCCCGCCGGCCGGAGCCTCGGGGCTGTAGCCCAGGGACACCAGGATGTCCCGGACCAGCTGGGGCACCGGATCATTGCCGACGGAGCGGGAAGCTGCGCGCAGCTGCAGCATGGCATCACGCACTTCGCGCCGCGCAAAGAACCGCTCTCCGCCGCGCAGCTGATAGCCGATCCCTGCACTGGCGAGCGCCTGTTCATAGGCCTGGGACTGGCCGTTGGTGCGGAAGAGGATGGCGATTTCGGCAGGCTTCACGCCGTCCTTGATCAGCGCTTTGATGCGTTCTGCCACGGAGGCGGCCTCGGCGTCGTCGTCGGCGCATTCCGTGAAGGTGGGCTCGGGGCCGGCCGGACGCTGGGCAATCAGCTCCAGGGGCTTTGGCCACGGCGGCGCGAACCGCGAGCGCTCCCCCTCCGCCGTGCGGGCGGCAAGGATCCGGTTGGCCAGGCCCACCACCTGGGGCGTGGAGCGGTAGTCCCGGACGAGCTTGACGATGGGCGCGTTGGGAAAGCGCGACGGGAATCCCAGGAGGTGCTTGGAGGTGGCGCCGGTGAACGAATAGATGGTCTGGCTGGAGTCGCCCACCACGCAGAGCTCGTCGCGTCCGCCCAGCCACAAATCCAGCAGCCGCTGCTGGAGCGGGGAGACGTCCTGGTACTCGTCCACGACGAAGTGCCGGTACTGGTCCCGCACCGTGGCGGCAACCCGTTCGTCCTCCTGCAGGATGCCCACCGTGATCAGCAGGACATCCTCGAAGTCGATGACGTTGCGGTCCACCTTGACGTCTTCGTAGGCCTGGAAGATGCGGGAGATCGTGATGAGGTCAAACCCGGCCGGGGCATCGCGCCCCTTGGCTGCGGAGACATAACTCTCCGGGGTGAGCATGGAGACCTTGGCCCACTCGATCTCGGCGGCGACGTCACGGATGGCGGCCCGGTCGGTGGAGAGCCGCAGGCGCCGGGCAGCCTCCGCGATGAATTGGGCCTTGTGGCTCAGCAGGTCCGGAAGCTGGCCGCCCACCGTCTGCGGCCAAAAATACTGCAGCTGCTTCAGGGCGGCGGCGTGGAAGGTCTTGGCCTGCACTCCCCCGGCGCCCAGATCCCGCAGGCGGGTGCGCATTTCTGCTGCGGCGCGGGCAGTGAACGTCACTGCCAGTACGCGCTGCGGCTTGTACACGCCGGTGTGCACCCCGTAGGCCATCCGGTGGGTGATCGCGCGGGTCTTACCGGTGCCGGCACCGGCGAGGACACACAGCGGGCCGGTCAGGGAGGTGGCTACTTCACGCTGTTCATCATCAAGACCTGCCAGGATGCGGGCTTCAACAGAGTCGCCGCTCATGCCTGCGCCTCGAGCTCCGGTTCCTCGATCGGTCCTCCATACCAGCGTTCGATCAGGTTCCGGGCAATGGAGATCCCGCTGGCAATGGTGATTTCGCCGCTGGCGACGGCCTCCCCCAGCTCTTCGCGGGTGAACCAGCGCACGTCGGAAATTTCCACGCCGTCGGGTGTGGTCGCTGTGTCCTCGGTGCGGGCGGTGAAGCCCAGCATCAGCGAACAGGGGAACGGCCAGGGCTGTGAGCCCAGGTACTGCGGGGAGTGGACGGTCAGCCCGGATTCCTCGGCCACCTCACGGATGACGGCCGCTTCCAGTGATTCGCCCGGCTCCACGAATCCCGCCAGCGTGGAGTAGCGGTTGCCTTTCCACGCAGCGGCAGAGCCGAGCAGGATGCGGTCCTGCGGGTCGGTGATAGCCACGATGACGGCCGGATCCGTGCGGGGGAAATGCTGGCTGTTGTCCTCGGGGCAGCGGCGGACCCAGCCGCCCTGCTCGGGAACGGTGGCGGCGCCGCAGCGCGGACAGTGGGTATGCGCGGCATGCCAATTGGAAATGGCTGCCGCCTCCACAAACAGGGCCGCGTCAAGCTCGCCCAGCAGGACGGCAACTTCGCGCAGCGATGCCCACCGGGCGCCGTCGGTCTCCAGCAGCGGATCCTCTTGGGCCAAGGTCACCAGGACGACGTCGGTGCCCGCCGGCTCCTGCGCGTCCGCCAGGGTGCGGCCAAGATAAATGGGCACATCCCCAAAACCGATGTCCGCCACCGGGCCGAGCACCACTTCGGTGCTGTTGATCAGGGCCTTGCCCCCGGCCATGTACATGACTCGGGTGGCCGGGTTTGTGCGAATCTGCTCAAAGAGGTCCGCGGCGACGCGGCGGTCAGAACCGCGGTCCACTGCCGTGCGGGCCAGCGGCAATAATCCTAGAGGGGGTA
Proteins encoded:
- a CDS encoding M48 metallopeptidase family protein encodes the protein MPSGESPRLSRHRQSAGTAVPSVTNSGIPIEVRRSAKRRRTVNAAFRDGKAVISIPGHFTTAQEAEWVQRMVARLEQRTAQTKRPDPKAGTDELAGRAAELSRQYLGGAARPVSVRWVSNQNSRWGSATPARGTIRLSDKLQGMPGWVVDYVLLHELAHLIEASHSAAFWRLLDAYPQTETAKAYLQGAAFASARGLDGAMGEDQGADDPDAERPGS
- a CDS encoding ThiF family adenylyltransferase — encoded protein: MRINPGLHVLALSGSARQYGLGPAALVLRGLQQTDLAFLAALREGLPDGMEAAEGHRHHVPAQRAHALLQALAPVLLPFPDAAGTAEPAVPALRLERLSRDSDRLSAAYGLNGSVILRRRSRCAVEVNGLGRTGSLLAQALAGAGVGTLVLSDPGVVLPSDVGPGYPLTDQGMRRAQAVKRHVYRLDPTVQVLLATGADGSGPKRAHLDLAVWVGTPSLAGRTAGAPASEHPHLAVTVQETGVDVGPLVVPGLTPCLECLDRQLADGNSTWYSAADALGRRQIEAAPAGEETSGAVAAAGVAAGQVLAFLDGVVQPATWSAVLVLRAADGYAGLKKLAFHPDCGCRLQQRGSPAQAS
- a CDS encoding GAF and ANTAR domain-containing protein, with amino-acid sequence MQQMQGMQTEVGHALESHGGTPDALDSFLLDRLEDVILASCAVPEFLQRLAVLTSEIFSTDTDPVLTAIALLRDRKPVCMGFSSEPPPSVEKLEYAFRRGPAKAAVTDGAAVQISDLQSDTAGGPYGDVAQRLGVRSLIFVPLNLDTEGRAGLTLYSARPHRFDAGDVSRAEAYSRRILKPLRIAARLASREEQSSDLRAALESRTTIDLAMGIVMAQNRCSQDEAFTILRSACSRRNIKLRDLAAQVVASVGERAPRTHFDS
- a CDS encoding ATP-dependent DNA helicase UvrD2, translated to MSGDSVEARILAGLDDEQREVATSLTGPLCVLAGAGTGKTRAITHRMAYGVHTGVYKPQRVLAVTFTARAAAEMRTRLRDLGAGGVQAKTFHAAALKQLQYFWPQTVGGQLPDLLSHKAQFIAEAARRLRLSTDRAAIRDVAAEIEWAKVSMLTPESYVSAAKGRDAPAGFDLITISRIFQAYEDVKVDRNVIDFEDVLLITVGILQEDERVAATVRDQYRHFVVDEYQDVSPLQQRLLDLWLGGRDELCVVGDSSQTIYSFTGATSKHLLGFPSRFPNAPIVKLVRDYRSTPQVVGLANRILAARTAEGERSRFAPPWPKPLELIAQRPAGPEPTFTECADDDAEAASVAERIKALIKDGVKPAEIAILFRTNGQSQAYEQALASAGIGYQLRGGERFFARREVRDAMLQLRAASRSVGNDPVPQLVRDILVSLGYSPEAPAGGGAVREKWESLAALVSLADELHANRTQDPDAIFTLMDFVAELDERAAAQHAPTVQGVTLASLHSAKGLEWDAVFLVGLSEGLMPISFADTPEAVDEERRLLYVGITRAREHLNLSWSTARTPGGRANRKPSRFLDGLRPQTTRDLQRTAAPKAPARRKASGPAKCRVCGTLLTTGAERKVGRCGECPVTYEESTFDALREWRREAASEAGIPAFVVFTDATLVAIAEDRPPSLNRLATLPGVGPSKLERYGEAVLRVLADN
- the nudC gene encoding NAD(+) diphosphatase, whose amino-acid sequence is MPLARTAVDRGSDRRVAADLFEQIRTNPATRVMYMAGGKALINSTEVVLGPVADIGFGDVPIYLGRTLADAQEPAGTDVVLVTLAQEDPLLETDGARWASLREVAVLLGELDAALFVEAAAISNWHAAHTHCPRCGAATVPEQGGWVRRCPEDNSQHFPRTDPAVIVAITDPQDRILLGSAAAWKGNRYSTLAGFVEPGESLEAAVIREVAEESGLTVHSPQYLGSQPWPFPCSLMLGFTARTEDTATTPDGVEISDVRWFTREELGEAVASGEITIASGISIARNLIERWYGGPIEEPELEAQA